A single window of Oncorhynchus clarkii lewisi isolate Uvic-CL-2024 chromosome 10, UVic_Ocla_1.0, whole genome shotgun sequence DNA harbors:
- the LOC139418102 gene encoding ELMO domain-containing protein 1-like isoform X1, whose product MKHFLRVVTQFFVFLYCKCLWRGLKFVIRKVTGRCELQRICHSNKPGARRTLKIESSLRYSKNELCQSALSAHPDRVEKTIDDIMTLKKVNPDTNPQLGISLQASLFQIVGYRSLVAEVEKLRREPYDCENPDHEEMLMKLWKTLRPDSPLTGRISKQWCEIGFQGNDPKTDFRGMGLLGLHNLLYFAEHDKATALQVLHDSLQPKHRSIPKDASKMSKAEWEQKNFDKAIGYSFAIVGINITDLAYSLLVSGALKTHLYNVAPEMPSLSHFQQTFCYLMQEFHRFWIEEDPCDIMEFNRVRSKFHRRVLRQLKNPDMALCPHFAASDLHLVNL is encoded by the exons GGTGGTGACGCAGTTCTTTGTGTTCCTGTACTGTAAATGTCTGTGGCGAGGCCTGAAGTTTGTGATCAGGAAGGTCACGGGGAGGTGCGAACTGCAACGGATCTGCCACAGCAACAAGCCAGGGGCCCGAAGGACCCTTAAGATCG AGTCTTCCCTCAGGTACTCAAAGAATGAG CTGTGCCAGTCTGCCCTCAGTGCTCACCCAGACCGAGTGGAGAAGACCATCGATGACATCATGACCCTGAAGAAGGTCAACCCTGACACTAACCCACA GCTAGGCATCTCCCTCCAGGCCAGTCTGTTCCAGATCGTCGGCTACCGTAGCCTGGTGGCGGAGGTGGAGAAGCTACGCAGGGAGCCGTACGACTGTGAGAACCCCGACCATGAGGAGATGCTGATGAAG CTGTGGAAGACACTGCGTCCTGATTCACCACTCACTGGGCGGATCTCCAAGCAGTGGTGTGAGATCGGTTTCCAAGGCAATGACCCCAAGACTGACTTCAGGGGCATGGGTCTACTGGGCCTACACAATCTTCt ATATTTTGCTGAGCATGACAAGGCCACCGCTCTCCAGGTGCTTCATGACTCCTTGCAGCCGAAACACAG GAGCATTCCCAAAGACGCAAG CAAAATGAGCAAAGCAGAATGGGAACAGAAGAACTTTGATAAAGCAATTGG ATACTCCTTTGCCATCGTGGGCATCAACATCACGGATCTGGCCTACTCTCTTCTGGTGAGCGGAGCCCTGAAGACCCACCTGTACAACGTAGCCCCGGAGATGCCCAGCCTCAGCCACTTCCAGCAGACCTTCT gTTACCTAATGCAGGAGTTCCATCGGTTCTGGATCGAGGAGGACCCCTGTGACATCATGGAGTTCAACCGTGTGCGTTCCAAGTTCCACCGGCGGGTGCTGCGGCAGCTCAAGAACCCCGACATGGCGCTGTGCCCCCACTTTGCCGCCTCCGATCTCCACCTGGTCAACCTGTAA
- the LOC139418102 gene encoding ELMO domain-containing protein 1-like isoform X2, with the protein MKHFLRVVTQFFVFLYCKCLWRGLKFVIRKVTGRCELQRICHSNKPGARRTLKIESSLRYSKNELCQSALSAHPDRVEKTIDDIMTLKKVNPDTNPQLGISLQASLFQIVGYRSLVAEVEKLRREPYDCENPDHEEMLMKLWKTLRPDSPLTGRISKQWCEIGFQGNDPKTDFRGMGLLGLHNLLYFAEHDKATALQVLHDSLQPKHSKMSKAEWEQKNFDKAIGYSFAIVGINITDLAYSLLVSGALKTHLYNVAPEMPSLSHFQQTFCYLMQEFHRFWIEEDPCDIMEFNRVRSKFHRRVLRQLKNPDMALCPHFAASDLHLVNL; encoded by the exons GGTGGTGACGCAGTTCTTTGTGTTCCTGTACTGTAAATGTCTGTGGCGAGGCCTGAAGTTTGTGATCAGGAAGGTCACGGGGAGGTGCGAACTGCAACGGATCTGCCACAGCAACAAGCCAGGGGCCCGAAGGACCCTTAAGATCG AGTCTTCCCTCAGGTACTCAAAGAATGAG CTGTGCCAGTCTGCCCTCAGTGCTCACCCAGACCGAGTGGAGAAGACCATCGATGACATCATGACCCTGAAGAAGGTCAACCCTGACACTAACCCACA GCTAGGCATCTCCCTCCAGGCCAGTCTGTTCCAGATCGTCGGCTACCGTAGCCTGGTGGCGGAGGTGGAGAAGCTACGCAGGGAGCCGTACGACTGTGAGAACCCCGACCATGAGGAGATGCTGATGAAG CTGTGGAAGACACTGCGTCCTGATTCACCACTCACTGGGCGGATCTCCAAGCAGTGGTGTGAGATCGGTTTCCAAGGCAATGACCCCAAGACTGACTTCAGGGGCATGGGTCTACTGGGCCTACACAATCTTCt ATATTTTGCTGAGCATGACAAGGCCACCGCTCTCCAGGTGCTTCATGACTCCTTGCAGCCGAAACACAG CAAAATGAGCAAAGCAGAATGGGAACAGAAGAACTTTGATAAAGCAATTGG ATACTCCTTTGCCATCGTGGGCATCAACATCACGGATCTGGCCTACTCTCTTCTGGTGAGCGGAGCCCTGAAGACCCACCTGTACAACGTAGCCCCGGAGATGCCCAGCCTCAGCCACTTCCAGCAGACCTTCT gTTACCTAATGCAGGAGTTCCATCGGTTCTGGATCGAGGAGGACCCCTGTGACATCATGGAGTTCAACCGTGTGCGTTCCAAGTTCCACCGGCGGGTGCTGCGGCAGCTCAAGAACCCCGACATGGCGCTGTGCCCCCACTTTGCCGCCTCCGATCTCCACCTGGTCAACCTGTAA